Genomic DNA from Schistosoma haematobium chromosome 1, whole genome shotgun sequence:
ctcgtagaattgatctttaatgtcgtcgttgctatcattggtgggggcataacattggataatattcattgtgatcccctccttctgtgttttgaatgatgctctgatgattctggatccgtgagattcccatcctacaagtgtaTTTCTTGCTACtctggacagcattagagcaactccctgagtgtgtgtgGGACCGCAAGCTACTTTGCTCACCACTTTCATGGAGTCATCCAAATCCAGCcagtgctcatctatactttccGGTGGGTTGATAGTTTTCTCTGAACTTAGCTCGGcttgatatttatttacaacagAAATTGCAGCCAatttgctgacatcaatccgttTAGGACGATAAGTTTATTGGCTAACTGAAACGTAAATTAAGGTTGGCGCAAACAAAGGCATGaccagagtccagataggtactctaAAAGGAGTgtcagtcttgtacacaaccacaccaGCGTTAGCCGATCACGATGTgaccaatctgagtccaggtttGAGATCCAGAGGGAGGACTCCAGGTAACACCGCTATGACTATTCCggtagttagtgctagccaggaACAGTTTGTAATCTGCGAAAAGTTTCAGTAGATGGTCATCGTCATCTGatctgcgaccaacaagtccccatcggccacctaaacgactctcctctgtgcctagacgcccgacctgaacactcaagtctccggctagtactacaatatctgttgaACGCACTTTCTGTAGAAGAGCACTTAACTGGTGGCAGGATTCATCCTTGATCGCATCCGGGTTGCAATGTGTCGGGACGTAAGTGGAAGTAACAAAAAGACATCTTTCCTCACACCGACTTGTTATTACTTTGCTGGGACCTTCTAAATCTAACAACACATTATTGACTGTTAATGGAGATCCAATCAatcagtgctgcctcagctctagcgctcagtgcgaccagacgaagatgcgaCAGGGTCCTTTGATAAACGCATGTGAAACAAGATTTTAAATGGGCAGATGGAGAGCAAATTCACTAGAGTTTTAAATACAGGTATAATCTAtatggcagtggagcaacgttagataatgcagtctcatggtaccCGGTGATCAAGAATAGGTttatactccatttgttccctcaggttCCCGGAACCCATGTTTACCACTGATTTTGAATAAGGGCTTTCTATCTCTTCGAGGCGCATCCTCCGTGcccaccaacccggtttaagCTTCGGCCATTCACTTtgcatcctctcaatttcgtcaACAACGCCGCCGCCAGAAGGAAAGTAAGACTACCCTGGAAGTGACAATATAGACGTCGTCATATGTGAGTACtgcgagagggagagcgaacttaCTACTCTCTCCTGTGCCAGGACGTTCGAGGCTAGTCGTACAGAGGAATTAAAACAGTTATCACCAATTGTCAGGTGGTGTAACATTACCAATCAAGTTCCTAATTTCCATTACAATGGATTCTATCTCAGCGGTCTAAAGTTGTCAAGCTTACTCAGAGCTTCGTTTGTAGGAAGACACCATAAGTGACTCAAGTTGATAAAAGCTAAACGAACTTTATCAACCTGTAATAAATTTTGCCAGATACCAACTCACCACAGTTGATGAGATATCCATGTACTCAACAGCTACCTCTTATCATTGGTTTAGACGTTAACTAAGACCAGTTCTAAAGCAACATCTTCCACTTAGAATTAGAGAAATGAATCACAATCACGCTTGTATTGTTGCTCAAAGCTATCAGAGGACTGCGTTTTCTAAATCGCTAAAAAATCTCTGAAAAGTTATCTGTTTGTTATATCTAAAAGAGCCGTAATGTAGGATAAAGCAGGTAAGTGGCTCGTGAGGAATATTAACTTCTAATCCTTTTAATGGTTGCTATTTTACGAcacattttttattattcaatcttACCCACATAGACCGGAAATGATCCCAACTTCAAAATTACAAGATCCAATAGTTACCAATCCTTCAGAAGTTAACCCTATTAATTCTTTATCAAATATGCCTAAAATGAATCCTCATGACACTTCCGTTGTTGTTAATGCCAACAATTATTCTCATAAATTTAAAAGTTTACATAAAACTGTTTATTCAACTTGTACCAGTTCAAATACTCAGAATAATAAAGATACTGTCAgtgattatcatcatcaacaacaacatgGTCATGATAAGACGATAAATAAAACAAGTCATACCGCtgttgatgatgaagaagataaTATGGAAGTATCAGATGGCGAAGAACCTTCTGATATAACAAATCAAAGCATACTGGATAAAAAAGTAAATCCAAATGATCAGTCTGATGTATGCTCACAACAAGATAAAGATTGGCGTATATTTACTGAAGTGAAATGTAATGTAATGAAACCAATAAACTGCGTAagttttatgtttgtttttccTGATTATCAAAGTTATTGTCTAATTGAaaggttttgattgagattagtTTAATTGTTTATACGTTGTGTCCATCACAGATGAGTTAGGAACAACAGTATAGCATAATATATTGTTTTGTAAATCATTGGATGTGTGACGCGTCGTCGACTACTGATGGTATCTGTCCTTGTGTACTTTCTTTCAAATTCAAACTGAGgttgataatgataatactactactactactaataataataataataataataatgataataataataataataataataagctgaTTATAGCGTAGTTACACTTAAAAGTTGTATGATTCTATAAGATTTTTTCGGAAACTGTAATCATCGTAAATTATTCCCAAATTTCATAAATTGTGTTAATCAAGTTGGTTTATAGTAACGTAATACATTGAATTAGTTTAGATTGAGTCATAAAGCTTggcaattaaaaataaataaagtaacgGATTAGTTTTCCAACGATTTCAGAAAGAATTAATGTGGTTGTTTCTTATCATATTCAATGAGACCGTGGTTTACACCACGGGTTGACCTTAGTTCGACAGCTACTAAAAATCCGAGAAAACTGGACAGttctttcgtcctagtatgcaaCTCCTCAGCATTATATGTCCATGACCACTAATTTGTCTGTTCATAACGACTTCTATTCAGTATGAACAAGATACCGTTCCCTTACGGCCTTTCTGACTTTTTTTCATAGCTAACTGGAACAGCATCTGATAATAATCCTACAACTCCTACCATTTCGCCCAACAATCCAGTAGTAGGCTTGACTGTGCCATCTGAATCTTTTATGCAACCAACTCCACCACGGCCGCCTACGTCTGTACGTATTCCTCCTCCTCCGGCGCCTCCACCATTTGTTGTTGGGGGATTAGATAGTCAACATTCTTTCAGTCCACCACCTCCCCTTCCTTCAACATTAAATGAACTAGCTTACCATCAGCATCATATCTTACCTGTGACCAAATCCGACTCATTCATTCCACAACCTCCAGCACCACCACCAATGTTATTGAATTTGAAACAGATCAATACGACTATTACTAGTAGTGCTAGTAGCAACAGTAGTAGTGAGTTGACAAAATCTTCTGAACAATCATCTGTCAATTCTTGTGAAATTATCCAGTCGGAAAAATTATCCGCTattgatatattaaaaaatCTATGTCAATCATCATCTTTACAATCGTCAAAATCATCTTCCTCCTCATCGTCGTTgttatcatcatcgtcatcattcAATTTTTCTTCTAATGTTATGACAACATcaatttcttcatttatttctcCTTTTTCATCTATACCACTGTCAATatccacatcatcatcattatctacTGAGAATGATATTACTTCTTCATTGTCTAATAGTAATATTCCATTATTATCACCTAATAATATTCAACAAgatataataatgaattcattaaattcTATTAAAAATCTACCCATTTcaacttcttcttcttcatcatcatcatcatcttgtgagacaaatattcatcaaaatgtAAATAAGAAAATGATAGAAGATCCATTTGCTGTTATTTCTCGTTTAACTGGACTATCAAATTTAATGAAAAAGTAAATTAATAGTCATttataaattgaattaattattgtattaaaatCTTTTTGTGACAGTAAAAGTATAGTGAATACAGTAATAGTTTAATAAGTAatatttctggttagcgttttttagcgagttagttttctacgggatgaggtcgctaacccaatgcccaaccctcctcctttatccgggcttgggaccggcagtagcccccggagggaatCTAGGCGGAGTTAATAGTTTAATGACTAGATGTTCAATTTTTGATCACTAAGTTCAAAGTTTAAACTGTGTCTATTTCTCCTTGAGTAGTAATCAAGTAGTATTACTAGCTTTTACACTTAACCTGAATCTTATATCCAAGTACctggttttgtttattttatttatctatttgaacacataaatattgatataaaggggcaccgaataaaTATGCTTCACataattcacttgatttgtgtgtgggttgtgttactgcccggatgcccagatcgaaacaggtagttttcttagagggccacgctcggagcctttgacctataTAGGTCTGATTCGCAAGACAGTGgcgcaacgtcaggagatgcaatccctCATGCTAGCCGGTGAATTAATTAACTGTATAAAGCAATAAACTGATCAGTATCGAGAGAACAATTATCTTAATGCGCAAATTTCAAAATTCAATGACTTTAATCATTTTGTCACATTTATAGGTATAAGCAGGATACAAaaacaaatgccctggtacggccgagagtggagagagtccgctctccctctccaaatgctctcacatggccacgcgtatatagcctctgccagggaagtcctactcactgccttctcgtggcactactgttgtttacgaaaaggagaggacgaaaagcgattgtctggcgctttaaccggatcccaaaccaaatcagtggtgcacatgggctccagtatcctgcgggaagaaatggcgtatgaaccaattgttggtcactggcttccatgggactgcatctccttacgatgttccaccaccttgtggatcagaccttcaggtcgaaggctcggggagtggccctcctaagaaaaccactttctTCGGTTTGGGctcccgggcagtatcacagccctcacacatatcgaatgagatttgtgtggcgcatatgtatttggtgcctccttgtaccaatatctatgtgttaaaataaataaataataagacaaAAACAAAccattcaatgaataataaaagcAAGTGCATACATTAGATTCTTATTCATTTACAAATAGAACACAATTTTGTATTTATTGAAAAGTGTTCAATGTTATTCAAATATATTAGGTGAGATACAGATTCAAATTGATTGtacaattttcattcatttcgtTTATGCCCCTCTACATATTTCTTTCTTCTTTATTATCATTGGCAATTGTTTTTCCACAATATGACAGTTAATAGATGAGGATTACTTTGTTATGGTCCGTGTGATAACCTCACTCCAGCGGTTGGATACGTTGAGTAGCATGGTTCAGAATCGTTCGCAATGGGTTAAATGTGAATTCACTTTCTTCTATCCTCTCGATTTTAAGTCTCAGTATTCCTTCATACATATCTTACCACTCTTCCTTTTCAAACCATGCTCCACagagtttattcattcttttatcaCTCCTactatattatttaaatttctttCGTTATTTCTATCTGGTTGTACTAATTAGGTATAGCAACTTGGGTCAGTATGCATCTGTCCCATGCTCTATACTTATATTGTCTGTTTGCTGTCAGTCATCATCGACGTGAAGCCTGTTACAGATATACATTGGTCCAAGTCACTATACTCCATTAGCACGATGAGATTAAATTAAGAAGATTTACAATAAAAGAGACTAAAGTAACTTAGTAGCAccaacaataaaaaaggaaccAAGCACCGAGAATAAAGTTTCAAAAAACCAAATAGGAATGTATCTACGAAGAATTACTAGAATCCAAGATCGAGAGGAAAATAAAGAGTGAATATATCTACACCATTGTGAACGATTCTCAGTCATACTCATTTTTTTTTCACTCATGTAGTAATTAAATTAGGATAATAAATCACATTTTATCTAACGCGCCTATTGATTTGAAATTcagtatattttttttattacttattaaATTTTTCTTTTTCCCGCTTGTTTACATGTCCTCATGTGTTGTTGTAGCATCCCAGCACAATCGAATCCTATTACACTGTCAGTTACTTCCCCTGTTCCATCCAGTAACCCTGTTCTGGAATCTTTTCATGATACAATTATTTCTACTAGTACTActatcacaacaacaacaactgctGCCACTGATTTATGTTGGAAAACTAACCACCTAATGAATGATCCATTGTTATTGTCATCTACCAATAATGATTTTAAATCAATAGATTGCGTTCAAGAAGCAATAACGACCAATGCAACAATAGCAACAACAACGAATGTTTCTAATAATTCATATATACCATGTGTCAAACGATCCAGATTTTCAGATGCTATCAATATTGAAGATAACAGTAAAACAAATGTTCCATCATCAACCACCAATGCATTATCTACTACTAATGTGACTATTTTATCTTGTACTACTCCTACGACCACAACGACTATCTCATCATCGTCTACCAGTTCTGATCTACTACGTTGTTCGATCGATaaaaaatcatcatcatctgtTTCTAAAACTTCAATAAATAATGACAATGAAAAACAATCGAAATTCTCTGATTTTGATAAAATTAACTCTATGAATAGTAGTAATGATAGTGATAGTTCTCCAGGCGGTGGTGATACACCTACTTTAGATGAAAGACaagatgatttattattatcgggtaataatgataaagatCAATCTCTGATATCATTTCATCCGTTTGGTACACCAGCATGTAAGTAGTTCTCTTTCTGGTTTTTGTTACTACACTACTtctaatatcaaaataatattcTTAATCTTTAAGTGTACACTGTTAATCCATCATAAGCAACGTAGAATCTAGCATATTGTTTCATTTCCAAAAAGCTCTTATACTATTATCAATACGACAAGAcagaaattatcaagataaatttcagaatagtagaagtagtaacgaACTCATTGGTAGTAGGAAACATTAAACATAGACATTATAATTCGAGaaattttgattttattgaatTGAAAGTGTGAATATCTTGAGACAGTGATTTAATACATCTTTGCTATTACGATCAGTTCtcgtggtgaaacttcatcagttgagatggctgcgACATGTGTTACATAtccccaacgaccgactgcctcgacgtgctatgttttACGGTGTTGGAttcggttggaagaaagctaggggtggccagaccaaaacatggcacaagtccatgaagtcactgacaagtggactgagtgagccatgttggtaggtgtagactacctggttggggaccgcgagatgatagcaaccgacggttagagaccctgaatgacatggctcaaaatcgtttgcgatggcgcaggtgcatccactctttgtgttctcccaaattataatcttctgaattctccatCCCCCTTTTCTCTCTttgcaaatttatttcactgaattatactccttgaataatatcttcaaactataatctttcggattactgcttatactctcacTACCTAttccactacgggatttgaatagacaactgcatctgtgttgtaatgtggtatggcaactcgaactgatgtacgtacgttgaagttctacgttgttactggctGACTGTGTCTTTCATCATCTCCAACTGCTTGTTACGATAATCGTACAGACTTTAATATATCAATTGAGAATATGCATTTCAATCAATTCTCTTCAGGTTTTCCAGTAGGTAACAACGTGGAATTTTGAACGTACGTACACCAGTTGGAGTTGccataccaaattaataaacctaaaacTGATCAGCAAAATACACCATTTAAAATTTatgattgtaaaataaaattattcacgAATTCTAAACAGATGTATGGTAAGAATGAATAATAGTACTAGgtatatgaaattaaaataagcAATTTAAGAAAACTATATGAACACagtgaattaattaaataaataaattataataattgagatcatgagtcaattgaagctagatcaccattgaaaacctggcagtactggatggctgtttcgtcctactgttggatgcgcaatgctgaagagtctcacagtagaacgaaacggccgttcagtgctttcaggttttccatgatggtctaacttcaattgactcatgatcttaactaataAAATCCACAAAGCCCCTTCtgaaattgataaataataataatatatctcGAAGTTACAAACGATCTTCATTTGCCTAAAACAACTTGTGTAGTAAGCACTGTAGAAGTGACTAAAACATTTAACATTTTCGGTTTCAAACTCCCCTCCACATAAACCGATGGAGGCCACACAAGTAACATAGCTAAAATATATCTCAATCCCAAGTATACAAGCTCGTAGTTGGCAGGTGAATTACGCATGATATGTGTATAAAATACTCTTAGAAGTTTGGTGAATATATTTActtaaacttatcactaccGTGTGCGTTTGGAAATAATCGACGATTTTGTGTCTTGTGGTAATGGCATTGTTGTCGTGTGACAGGCGAGGTCAGTTATTGTATAGTGATAGTTAGAAtggtttcttcttttttcatttGGGCCCACACTAAACGCTATTTGGTCATAAAATATCCATAAAACTGTGATTTCTATCTATAGGACaataaaacataattttcaGATTTGAATTCTTGGGTTTTTTCTTGtttatcagtcagtcacaatGTAAAACCTGGTaaatatgtacatcggttcagattgtcataccccattagcagagagagatgaaattgtcgggccgaatcccagaatagtagaggtagtgaTAGTGGTAACGGAAAAGATTAGGCATAGAAGATACGATTCGAAAATAATAtatgaattagtgaaataaaacacAGAAAAAGTTATGGAAAATTGAGTATCTCAAAATCTGGAGACGACACAGTTTGGATGCATTTGAACCATTGCAAACAACTTTGAgttgtcattcaaagtctctaaccattgttTACAATAATCACGCGGACCATCTATAGTGTATAATTTAATTAAGTGGTTCTTTAGTCATAGTCACACAAAACTGTTTTTATGTTGCCCATTTTCCTCcaattatttgtaattttctAGCAAGTTTAGCGGATTTTTTAATTCCCAATTCATGTCATGGAACGGATCCAAAATCTTTTCTGTCAAATATTCCTCATAGTATCGTTTCACAGACTTCAATTACTCCTTCTCCTATTCCATCATTAACATCTGGATATAGATTACCATTTTGTAATCTTTCAAATTCTATGAACAATACTACTTCAATTCCTGTTGTCAATTCAATGAATATACCTTCAACACAATTATCAATGATCCAACCAACTGTACTAACAGCGAATAATAATCCTAACATGCCTATAACGAATTCACAGGTATACTGAAGAATTTTGTTTGTAATGTGTTTCTCTATATATAATTGAACAATAAAATTTCTATTCGTTTAGTACGGTAAAGATAACGCTACGAAGTGACATCAGCACTCATGCCCTGTAACAACACACGAGATCAAGTTGGTCAcaatgactgactgacaattAATCCCAATTATCATGACTTTTATATCATCAGTCAATTAGAGAAAACATAAAACGGAATAAACATCATTGTGCATGGGCTTAAGTGCTCGTATTTCACACCAGCATAAAGAGAGGGAATAATATCTATTACgatgaaatattatatatagAAACAGACAAGATCGAGTAATGTAAAGTATGGGATGATAGCTTAAACTATATCGAGATACAAAGAATGAAGATAACCATTATAACACTGCAATTAGTTTCAGGCAGTGTTATGCAACAtttccaaatgccctggtacggccgagagtggggaaagtccgctctctctctctctctctctctctctctctctctctctctctctcgaaatgctctcacatggccacgcgtatatagcctctgccagggaagtactgctcactgccttctcgtggcactacttttgtttacgaaattgagaggacgaaaagcgaatgtccggcgctttaaccggattccaaaccaatagtacacatgggctccagtatcctgcgggaagaaatggcgtatgaaccaattgttggtcactggcttccatgggactgcatctccttacgatgttccaccaccttgtggatcagaccttcaggtcgaaggctcggggagtggccctcctaagaaaaccactttctTCGGTTTGGGctcccgggcagtatcacagccctcacacatatcgaatgagatttgtgtggcgcatatgtatttggtgcctccttgtaccaatatctatgtgttaaaataataataatccaaccATTGATTAAAATTATCTCCTCGACTGCAATTTAAAAGAATATAATCACCTGCGACATGGTTCAATTCTAAGGTTTTATTAGTAAAATGGTTATATCGTCCGCTTAGAGTCGGAATAGCACTCAAGTTTGTTGCAATATCAGCATTTCAATCTCTTGTTATTATCAATTTTTgatcattcatttttttattcaatcGATTTATTATCTATAGGTAGCTCCTGGACTAACTCATTCAAATATGATGTTTTATGATCCAATGACAAGAATGCCTATTACTCCTAGACCATTAGTACCTGGACCTTTTATGATATCACCTCAGCAAACACGTTCAATAGCAACAGTTCCAGCACAGAATAATTTACAATTACCAACTACACTATTTCGTGGACAGAATTGGTCACAATCGTTAGTCAATCAAACAACATCGTTACAACGTCCTCCATCTAATGATTTTTGGGCACTGATGAGTACAGTTCCCCCACCTCCTCCTCCGcctccaccaccaccaccacaacaaccTTCAACTCTATCCCAACTGCCTACACTTTCACCATTTAATCCAACTCAAATACGTCAACCATTAATTGGAGGGATGTTGCTTAATCCAAATTCATGGATGTTCTCTTCAACTAATCGAGatcaaaaaaaataatatgaattacatCGGATAGTACTTCCCATCTTCATTCtgttgtttatatatttatatcttcTATGGATTATCCATTCAAAATATGATATACATTATACTTTACGTATCATTATTTTCAACATTGTACAGGAAAACAATTCATATGACAATCAGATTCCaaacaaaacaatttacatCATAATTACCATAGTATTCAACAATTCCTAATTATTATTGACCACAACTAACAAATGTATATTTTGATGATtgtgttcttttctttttatgaaccaaaaacaaattatctaatcttagttttaaaataatacaTGTATATGAGATGAGTAggggtgtgtatgtgtgtgtgtgtgagtgtctGTTTGTATCCATGTGAGATAATCAATTTCACTTGGAATTTTAATAGTTTCCTACTTAAAAGTCcacttttttttataaaaaaaaaagagacaaacaatatatatgaatgaatatataaatatatgtgtgTTTGTGAGTGAACTCTTTcacatgtttttttttcttgtacATTGTCAAAgcttttaaaatgtattttatatTATGTGACCTTGTTTTTTGTAGTTTTGCAAGTGTTATCTACAATGAATATTAATATTGTTCTCAGGACAATGATGGTCATG
This window encodes:
- a CDS encoding hypothetical protein (EggNog:ENOG410X8I7~COG:O), with the translated sequence MDANSLLRDQIRHKLTEVSLSSKHVKDVASFLLIQAEHSDFISSQWLEIFKNSNNPSFQLALLYVANEILTKSSKYGVSEFGEALKPVVTQAAQFLKPGPFISKLTKLINYWTYRKVFDTKFTEQLLQKLNATEQVDKKNITPTSHYNSNADSIVKNFNPEKLLDTLRKIKQLDEICESHGKFDINPLGYGTPISSTVSSLKSKEESRSLTGQVDKCCKHLEFIYKKYEERLEHMNALQSILEGAEIYYNVQLKEVAVVVNAYGTYGKRVTKTLSQLHDLIHMDHTSSPSSPSRTTTTTTCQPDHNKQSTKYNRENCLNESLYAGDEYYEDLNDGFTHHDDDDDNDGVGVDLEYHEDIDVNKEDGSINNNDKTEKLNTKLLNKKDIEYSSDIINNQSPIDISSKVITDSLTNRINNQSSNIFNLLVKSNNSTTIGKECDSKSSMHQSQTFQSMCKPTPFGFPIFQPVCDASGDVDYRVLLNPTLPNLVKTNDDNNSRPEMIPTSKLQDPIVTNPSEVNPINSLSNMPKMNPHDTSVVVNANNYSHKFKSLHKTVYSTCTSSNTQNNKDTVSDYHHQQQHGHDKTINKTSHTAVDDEEDNMEVSDGEEPSDITNQSILDKKVNPNDQSDVCSQQDKDWRIFTEVKCNVMKPINCLTGTASDNNPTTPTISPNNPVVGLTVPSESFMQPTPPRPPTSVRIPPPPAPPPFVVGGLDSQHSFSPPPPLPSTLNELAYHQHHILPVTKSDSFIPQPPAPPPMLLNLKQINTTITSSASSNSSSELTKSSEQSSVNSCEIIQSEKLSAIDILKNLCQSSSLQSSKSSSSSSSLLSSSSSFNFSSNVMTTSISSFISPFSSIPLSISTSSSLSTENDITSSLSNSNIPLLSPNNIQQDIIMNSLNSIKNLPISTSSSSSSSSSCETNIHQNVNKKMIEDPFAVISRLTGLSNLMKNIPAQSNPITLSVTSPVPSSNPVLESFHDTIISTSTTITTTTTAATDLCWKTNHLMNDPLLLSSTNNDFKSIDCVQEAITTNATIATTTNVSNNSYIPCVKRSRFSDAINIEDNSKTNVPSSTTNALSTTNVTILSCTTPTTTTTISSSSTSSDLLRCSIDKKSSSSVSKTSINNDNEKQSKFSDFDKINSMNSSNDSDSSPGGGDTPTLDERQDDLLLSGNNDKDQSLISFHPFGTPASSLADFLIPNSCHGTDPKSFLSNIPHSIVSQTSITPSPIPSLTSGYRLPFCNLSNSMNNTTSIPVVNSMNIPSTQLSMIQPTVLTANNNPNMPITNSQVAPGLTHSNMMFYDPMTRMPITPRPLVPGPFMISPQQTRSIATVPAQNNLQLPTTLFRGQNWSQSLVNQTTSLQRPPSNDFWALMSTVPPPPPPPPPPPPQQPSTLSQLPTLSPFNPTQIRQPLIGGMLLNPNSWMFSSTNRDQKK
- a CDS encoding hypothetical protein (EggNog:ENOG410X8I7~COG:O), with the protein product MQPTPPRPPTSVRIPPPPAPPPFVVGGLDSQHSFSPPPPLPSTLNELAYHQHHILPVTKSDSFIPQPPAPPPMLLNLKQINTTITSSASSNSSSELTKSSEQSSVNSCEIIQSEKLSAIDILKNLCQSSSLQSSKSSSSSSSLLSSSSSFNFSSNVMTTSISSFISPFSSIPLSISTSSSLSTENDITSSLSNSNIPLLSPNNIQQDIIMNSLNSIKNLPISTSSSSSSSSSCETNIHQNVNKKMIEDPFAVISRLTGLSNLMKNIPAQSNPITLSVTSPVPSSNPVLESFHDTIISTSTTITTTTTAATDLCWKTNHLMNDPLLLSSTNNDFKSIDCVQEAITTNATIATTTNVSNNSYIPCVKRSRFSDAINIEDNSKTNVPSSTTNALSTTNVTILSCTTPTTTTTISSSSTSSDLLRCSIDKKSSSSVSKTSINNDNEKQSKFSDFDKINSMNSSNDSDSSPGGGDTPTLDERQDDLLLSGNNDKDQSLISFHPFGTPASSLADFLIPNSCHGTDPKSFLSNIPHSIVSQTSITPSPIPSLTSGYRLPFCNLSNSMNNTTSIPVVNSMNIPSTQLSMIQPTVLTANNNPNMPITNSQVAPGLTHSNMMFYDPMTRMPITPRPLVPGPFMISPQQTRSIATVPAQNNLQLPTTLFRGQNWSQSLVNQTTSLQRPPSNDFWALMSTVPPPPPPPPPPPPQQPSTLSQLPTLSPFNPTQIRQPLIGGMLLNPNSWMFSSTNRDQKK